Part of the Bacillus rossius redtenbacheri isolate Brsri chromosome 9 unlocalized genomic scaffold, Brsri_v3 Brsri_v3_scf9_2, whole genome shotgun sequence genome is shown below.
TAAGGTGCAGAAGCAGAGAAaggaaatttttactttttaccacgcttttatttaatttaaaacaatgttgTTCATGATTTCAGAAACAATAACCTCATTAAAAAATCTAAGGCAGATAAATTTTCAATGCACAATAAATAACTAGACAATTTGTTGCAAATATTGTGATAAATCAACAGTTGAAAATGCGTTTTTATGTGACATCGTAACAACATCAATATATGAagtcacaaattaaaaattaacaattttaaaacttttattctcTACCTTTAATTTAGGACTTTCTTCGGGAAACATTTAACAGTTTTCAAGCtacattatattataaaaatctaTAACACTACAAATGAAAGACTCTCTTGGCAAATAAATGCTACTTTGCAGGACGAGTAGTTTAcacataaaatgtaaataaaagcaTGACACACCACTTAAATGAAACTCACTATTTAGAGCACAatcagtataaaaaaaaacaaagaacagAGTTATTGCTACACTCTCCCACGCGTGGTATTACAAACACAACCAAACTGAATAATTTGACCCTTTGATTGGGCCTATCATAAATTTACGAAAGAAAATGttcttacattaaataaaataagggCTCTAGAGAAAtcaaagttaataaaataagcaGAAATTAAGTAGATGTACTTATTTAAATAAGGCTTTAATATTTAACTAATGTTACTTCTAAAAGGACACATTGAAGTAAAACActttataaatatttgcaaaaaaatattgtaacagaagaaaatgttattttgttcGTATGATGCTTAAAGCGGAGGGCACCGAGGTACAGTGTCGCTGTGGCAGTGCAGACTCCGGAACAGGGCGTGGTTCACTGCTGCTTGGGCTTGAATATCTTGGCGGGCCGCCGCAGCCAGCTGCCGGTGGCCTTGGCCGCCTCGTCGCCGGCCGGGGGCCCCGACCTCCGCAGCACGGGCGACGACGGGCAGCTCTTGCtggacggcggcggcggcggcggcgcctgGTGCAGGTCGACCAGGAGCGACTGCCGGCACAGCATGGACACCGTGTTGAGCTTGCCCGGCGCGTCCCTCCCCTTCGCCCGCCGCATCTTCACCTTGCGGAAGCGCGACGCGATGCCGGCGAGGCCGAAGCGCGAGCGcgcgcccgccgccgccgccgccgccgccgccgcctcctcGCCCTCGGCCGACAGCCGGCGGAAGGCGCCCGGCTCCACGCTGATCATGCCCGCGCTCGCCGACTTGACGAGCAGCGGGtccgcctccgccgccgccggCGCCTCGGGGCCCTCGTCGAAGCTGGACTCGCTGCCCACGCTGACGTGGCTGAGCCGGCAGCCGCCGCCCTCGCTGGCCCAGCTGCGGCCGCCCGGGCCCCGCGACAGGAACTCCTCCTTGGCGCGCTGCAGCCGCAGCTGCCGCAGCCGCAAGGGCTCCTCCAGCTCCGGCGAGGACGGGCTCGACGGCCCGGGGGAGCCGTCCTTGAACTGCTCCGGCGGGGGCAGCACCCCGGGCCCCAGGGGCTGCCCTTGGCACGCCGGCTTGATGGCCCCTGCGCTAGACGACTTCAGTATCCCGCGCGGCTGCACCACGGCCGTGGGGGGCTTCCTCGAGCTCGCGTCGCGGCCCACCGGGTGTCTGGCGTGCTCCTCTCTCCTCTCCGGCGACCTGATGACCCCGGCGCTGGCCGACTTCTGCACCTCCGCCTGCAGGACCTTGCGCACCTCCTCCTGGTACTTCTCCGTCTGCAGGCGCACCCGGCGCTCCGTGGCCGGAGACCTCCACGCCACGGGCGAGCCGGAGCCGCTGTGGCTCACATCCGGGGACCTCCCCCCCGCGCCCTCCTGCTCCGTCAGCTTCTGGTTGTACCGCGCGATCATCAGCCGGATGCTGGGCGCCGTCTCCTTCGACACGGACCTGTTCAACTCGCGCTTCGCCGGGCCGGGGGACAGCGGCGGGAAGGCCTTCGACGGCGAGAGCCTCTCTTCCCCCGTCTTCCGAGTGCTGTTGTCTGAGGAGTCGAGCTCGCTCTCACTTGCCGCTCCGTTCGCGAGCGGCCGCGACTCGCGGTCCGCGCCGGGGCTTTCGCGTAGCTCTTCCTTCGACCTGCAGGTCTGCTCCTGTTTGCACAGCTGCTTTCTTTTCAAGCACGGCGACGACGAGTGCGACCTGTTCTCCCGAAGAATGCGCGCAGCAGGGGTTGCAGCTATCCCATTGCATAGTTTATTTTCCTCTTTGTCGCCTTCTTCTTTTGATTCCGGTTCTTTTGGGAGGTTCGAGGGACGTTCCGTGCTGCTCTCGGCGACAACGTAGCTGATGACGGTTGATGTTTTTCCTTTGCTGTCTCGTCGGATCGGTGAGAATATCTTCCGCGTGGTCGGCACGAAAACGTTTACCGGTGAGCTGGATGTGGTTTTACCTCTACTGTCGTTCACTAAAAATGTTGTCCTTGAGTTGACAATCGGCCCTTCCGAAGATGACGGCCAGCCATGCCGTGAAAAATTGTATTCTTCGAATGTGAGTTCTGGCGTGATTCTAGTTACGTCTTGCAGCGAAGTTCTTGGCTCTGGCTGCCTCTCATCGTCCTTCCTGTGAGCACTTCCATCCAAGGAATCTCTTTCGCACCTTTCGTCGCACTCTTTTTGTCTTCTTATTATCTTGGCTTTCCCTTCGCTCTGTCCGTCACATCCCACGCGGACATCCGACACTCGTCTGGTCTTCAGCAGTTTTTTCTGCCTGCTGAGCCGGTTGCTGGACTCTTTTGAAAATGCGCCCTTCtcgtttttattttggttttctgGTGCTGCTGCCGATGTCTCACCAACAGTTGCATTATTTTCCACCTCGGGATTTATGTTTGAGTCGTCGCTGGATCTACACTCGGATGGCGCATCGTCTGTTCCACCACTCTTCGCCCGGGATGTTTTGGTCGCCGCGTCCGGACGATCTGTGCCCGCGGCGTCGGCGCAACCCGTCGTCGGGTCGGGGCTGGGGTCGCCGCGTGCTGTCGAGCTCGTGGCGTCGTTCCTGTCGGCGCCGGCGTCCTCCGGCCTCCTCTTCCAGAAGGCAGGCGTGATGGTGACGCTCACCGGCGACATGTTGCCCTCCGAGTCGACGTGCACGGCCGCCTGCGGGACGCTCCTCTTCTTGCCGACCTCCACGACGAACGTCGCGGTGGACGCCTCCTCGGAGGGCCTTGCTGCGGCGTTATCTTCACCGGTCTGGTCTTCAGCACTTGCTtctgcaacaaaatatttaaaaaaaatcaccattgCAGGATATTTATGAAAATTCTATAACAATGGCTCTTACTTTAAATACAACTGACCGAACAATTTATATTAAgaaatattgtttattatgttgtaattttccaatttatttaaacaactttaatgttaaaacaagtTAGTTCCACTTAAAGAGCCAACACACACACCGCATAGGGAACGTTTCagcaacaaataatatttttaaatgatttcaaaTAAACTCTCACtagaataaaataaatctaaGCCAGTTGCTGTTAATTTgaagaaagaagaagaagaaagggAAGGAAGGGAAGGAAGGGTGCAAAtgtaatctttatttatttattatttcatgatGTTTTTCTTgtcattttaatgaatttatactTTCCTGGGGGCAAAACCTTTTTTCGTGTACTAATTAAAgcattaattacacttaaattatCGAGGCTTCTTGTTTTCTTGTATTTTATGTATTCTGGATACAACAAACTATTTTGGTATCAGATTATTGATTTATCTAAACAAGAATAaacataatcattaaaaaaatattgacaccAAGTAAATATGGGCCTAAAGATTCAAATTAGATTCCCAGTCaggttgaaaatattttatatattgttaatCTACTTCCTAGGCTTAGGATGGAGTTAGGTATTTCCTCTTGACCCCCACACTGCAAGAGGTAAAGGTATTCAACCGCAGAAAAAATCAGTCTCGGCACACTTATCATACCAAGGCGATGGCTACAGCTATTAACCCATTGACCATACCCTCGTCAGACTCACTAAATTTATTATGATTGCTTTgaagttttgatgaattttagaaattAATACAATGtagattaataaatattttgcaatttacTATCAATCATTAGTAATACAAGGGAATTTCTCCAAATATTTGAGACAAGATTTAATGCATTTATTTGGACGTAGTAAGCACTAAACCAGACATCAGCAAGGAAGTCATTTTCTGACCTGATTGCGCGCACATTCGGTTGAGCGCTTGTTTCAGCTCGAGCACTTTGACCGCGAGCTGCGCCGGCAAGTGAGCTATGTCCTCGGAGGTCTGCCTGGCCACCAGCGAACCACTCTCTCCATCCTCGCTCTGGAAACACAGGCCGAATGACAGGAACAATTCACAAGCATCGCCAGGTCTGTCGGGAGGATAGAACCTTTGGAAGTTTCAATGATTTGGGACGGGGAAGCTTCAGCATCGACGAAGACTAAGTCATGAGTCATAAGTAATGAGTCTCAAAGAAATCGTTGTTAACTATGTGcaaagaagttttatttattaaagtagAAAGGAAAGTTTACATCACATAttttcttacaatatttttttttgaaaaagggTATATTTCAAGATAAAAAGATGTGAGTGAGTATTTTCAGGTCTTGCCAGAGATAGAGAGGTAAGATGCTGCACATCAAAAAAGGATTCATAGATCATTTTGTGTTGTTTTCAAAATATACAGTCATGTTGTAATCACACCTGTGAGAAACCTGTAAAAAAGTAATGTGATTCAATTCTCAGAAGTTACAGTTaatttacgaacttttcaacgaagaataaGCCTAAAAAAAACGAAGGAGTCTTCGTAGTTCCCGATAACTGTATCTTAATTTGCAACCAGCGttagtaaattaaaatgaaaaattttaacatatttttaaaataatttttaacgcatccagtgaaaaaaaaataccacagagAATTGAATTttgacgatattttttttttttcctgacattCACAATCTTCATAATGACGAATTGTGAGTTATTCATAAATACCAATCccaaggggagaaaaaaaataaaggttgtgCCAACTCTTCATGcggattaaatacattttaatcgATTCAACTCAAATCGAGTAAATACTGGTGTTAAAAAATCTTGTTAGACGTGAACTGTATGAAACACAGATGGAAGGTCTTGACGATCGTGCTGGTTCCCACACATTCAGTCCACGCCCGACCAAATGAGGGTGCGCGAGGGGTAAAACCACTTCTCACGTGTAGGGATCCCGCGGAGAGCGACGTTCCTT
Proteins encoded:
- the LOC134542849 gene encoding uncharacterized protein LOC134542849 encodes the protein MSHQPSSLSLNDVGALEQAEPAALEDARASSEPPPGTAEAAAEEEEEEAGAVIVDVEDVEEETAAPLLVARGAQGHTPVYCYAPDEVTRLIDSSGSESDKDSARAARTESSFKLLQEGMDLLGRLKIHEDACRQIESKMGNIEAKIDHVTKTHEEEIERLKREEEDMFSQEASTDDRLGQLRDRILDLEIRQQRLLKEGATLQESFAEQSEQQAVIARSLADNFRLLRACSGAEAGRPAEVPCSLGDAVAAVQDLASGLLALAERLEASLARRSRDSRSPRLGRDGQSRPPAPRFRTGHQRYSEEGTSLSAGSLHSEDGESGSLVARQTSEDIAHLPAQLAVKVLELKQALNRMCAQSEASAEDQTGEDNAAARPSEEASTATFVVEVGKKRSVPQAAVHVDSEGNMSPVSVTITPAFWKRRPEDAGADRNDATSSTARGDPSPDPTTGCADAAGTDRPDAATKTSRAKSGGTDDAPSECRSSDDSNINPEVENNATVGETSAAAPENQNKNEKGAFSKESSNRLSRQKKLLKTRRVSDVRVGCDGQSEGKAKIIRRQKECDERCERDSLDGSAHRKDDERQPEPRTSLQDVTRITPELTFEEYNFSRHGWPSSSEGPIVNSRTTFLVNDSRGKTTSSSPVNVFVPTTRKIFSPIRRDSKGKTSTVISYVVAESSTERPSNLPKEPESKEEGDKEENKLCNGIAATPAARILRENRSHSSSPCLKRKQLCKQEQTCRSKEELRESPGADRESRPLANGAASESELDSSDNSTRKTGEERLSPSKAFPPLSPGPAKRELNRSVSKETAPSIRLMIARYNQKLTEQEGAGGRSPDVSHSGSGSPVAWRSPATERRVRLQTEKYQEEVRKVLQAEVQKSASAGVIRSPERREEHARHPVGRDASSRKPPTAVVQPRGILKSSSAGAIKPACQGQPLGPGVLPPPEQFKDGSPGPSSPSSPELEEPLRLRQLRLQRAKEEFLSRGPGGRSWASEGGGCRLSHVSVGSESSFDEGPEAPAAAEADPLLVKSASAGMISVEPGAFRRLSAEGEEAAAAAAAAAGARSRFGLAGIASRFRKVKMRRAKGRDAPGKLNTVSMLCRQSLLVDLHQAPPPPPPSSKSCPSSPVLRRSGPPAGDEAAKATGSWLRRPAKIFKPKQQ